One Spirochaeta africana DSM 8902 genomic window carries:
- the pyrH gene encoding UMP kinase, which translates to MITIISLGGSIVAPDDIDIPYLRAFAAVLREFLTESPERKVILIIGGGGPARRYQHAYRELMGAGSSEDQDWIGIMATRLNAELVRSLFAAECATPVVTDPTAEFDFSGRVLVAAGWKPGFSTDFDAVMLAERFGASRIVNLSNIDKVYSADPRQDPDAVPLDTIDWDKFRELVGTTWTPGKNTPFDPIATRKASELNLQVIAAGGRDLPNLERLLRSREFHGTIIGRSSV; encoded by the coding sequence ATGATCACCATTATTTCCCTGGGCGGCAGTATCGTAGCACCGGACGATATCGACATACCCTATCTGCGTGCATTTGCGGCCGTGCTGCGTGAGTTTCTGACTGAGTCGCCCGAACGCAAGGTGATCCTGATTATCGGCGGCGGCGGACCGGCACGACGCTATCAGCATGCATATCGTGAACTGATGGGCGCCGGCAGCAGCGAGGACCAGGACTGGATCGGGATCATGGCCACCCGATTGAATGCTGAGCTGGTACGCAGCCTGTTCGCTGCCGAATGCGCCACCCCGGTTGTCACCGACCCTACCGCAGAGTTTGATTTCAGCGGGCGGGTGCTGGTTGCGGCCGGCTGGAAACCGGGCTTCAGCACAGATTTCGACGCCGTCATGCTGGCCGAACGCTTTGGTGCATCCCGCATCGTCAATCTTTCAAACATCGACAAGGTATACTCTGCTGATCCACGCCAGGATCCCGATGCAGTTCCTCTGGACACCATCGACTGGGACAAATTCCGCGAGCTGGTCGGCACCACCTGGACCCCGGGAAAAAACACCCCCTTTGATCCGATTGCCACCCGCAAAGCCAGCGAGCTGAATCTGCAGGTGATCGCCGCCGGCGGACGAGACCTGCCCAATCTGGAAAGGCTGTTGAGAAGTCGCGAGTTTCATGGAACGATTATCGGGCGCAGCTCCGTATAG